A part of Leptospira neocaledonica genomic DNA contains:
- a CDS encoding ABC transporter permease — protein sequence MTSFVFLRNLRILSVLVRRDYALQYAGSALGLTWMFLQNVSLILIYTVVFYFIGIRSQGENSIEYFSNVLSGLLFWIPLQEYLIRGTGILTDNRQLIKRSPLGPEIFLWIPFVQFLLHWAVTSIPIFIFLGWAGKLGIWSLPLSFLSMFCTGLFLACLQSYLARVNIILRDISPLVRLLTQFLFWGLPILYESKGILGKLNVFNPFFFPLEIFRSALLAGYESKAGILDFLPFIGIFLGIFLLSRTKLNQIVLDHL from the coding sequence GTTCCGCATTGGGCCTGACGTGGATGTTTCTACAAAACGTAAGTCTTATCCTTATCTATACCGTCGTATTCTATTTTATAGGTATTAGATCCCAGGGTGAAAATTCCATAGAATATTTTTCTAATGTACTCAGCGGACTTTTGTTTTGGATACCTCTCCAGGAATATCTGATCAGAGGAACCGGAATTCTAACGGACAATAGGCAATTGATTAAAAGATCTCCTCTTGGCCCTGAAATTTTCCTTTGGATTCCTTTTGTGCAGTTTTTATTGCATTGGGCAGTGACTTCTATCCCGATCTTTATCTTTTTGGGTTGGGCAGGCAAGCTTGGGATCTGGAGTTTACCTCTATCTTTTCTGTCCATGTTTTGCACCGGATTATTTTTAGCCTGCCTTCAAAGTTATCTAGCAAGAGTGAATATTATTCTAAGAGATATTTCTCCTTTGGTAAGGCTATTGACCCAATTTTTATTTTGGGGATTACCAATTCTTTATGAGTCCAAAGGTATTTTAGGAAAATTGAATGTGTTTAATCCGTTCTTCTTCCCTTTGGAAATTTTTAGATCCGCATTGCTTGCTGGATATGAATCGAAGGCTGGGATTTTGGACTTTCTTCCTTTTATAGGAATTTTTCTCGGGATTTTTCTATTAAGCCGTACTAAACTAAATCAAATAGTGTTGGATCACCTTTGA
- a CDS encoding ABC transporter ATP-binding protein — protein sequence MIRIENISKTYQGYSKPWNRLLSAATFGYFGLDVKYKALDGISFSAEKGEVIGIIGRNGAGKSTLLKLLTGVSKVDSGKLEKKGTIRSILELGVGFNPELSGEENLYYNGLVWGLDPEELIRSSEEIFRFSGLSEFRKSPLKNYSSGMTMRLGFALATAKRPDILIVDEALAVGDASFQQKSLNRFRKFSEEGTLTLIVSHDLELLKSVCTRLLVLEKGKLVFDGDPIDGFREYMQIIASSSLEGNTKILDKDSLVESLDVEIQYAGKSNPSILPVGAEILLRVVASFRSSLEDLTVGFHIDDHRGIRVFGTNTFHIGGRQKDLKQKEPVRIDFRFPMNLSPGKYSLGIALHSGESHAEGSYLWKDGVLQFELERLDVPKFEGAAWIPVKVEAKKGDFSG from the coding sequence TTGATCAGGATAGAGAATATTTCCAAGACCTACCAAGGTTATAGTAAACCTTGGAATAGACTCTTAAGCGCTGCGACCTTCGGTTATTTCGGCTTGGATGTAAAATACAAGGCATTAGATGGGATTTCTTTTTCCGCGGAGAAGGGAGAAGTGATCGGTATCATCGGTCGCAATGGCGCGGGAAAATCCACGTTACTCAAATTATTGACCGGAGTTTCCAAAGTGGATTCCGGAAAATTAGAGAAGAAGGGGACTATTCGTTCTATCTTAGAATTGGGTGTCGGTTTTAATCCTGAACTTTCCGGAGAGGAAAACTTATATTATAACGGTTTGGTTTGGGGATTGGATCCTGAGGAACTTATCCGATCCTCCGAAGAAATTTTTCGTTTTTCCGGTTTGTCTGAATTTCGCAAAAGCCCTTTAAAAAATTATTCTTCCGGAATGACTATGAGATTGGGATTTGCACTCGCGACTGCAAAACGCCCGGATATCTTGATTGTTGACGAGGCTTTGGCTGTAGGTGACGCAAGCTTTCAGCAAAAAAGTTTAAATAGATTCCGCAAGTTTTCGGAAGAAGGAACTCTAACTTTGATCGTTAGCCATGATCTTGAACTTTTAAAATCTGTCTGCACTCGACTTCTTGTTTTAGAAAAAGGGAAATTGGTATTCGACGGAGATCCGATAGACGGTTTTAGAGAATATATGCAGATCATTGCATCTTCTTCTTTGGAAGGAAACACAAAGATCCTAGATAAGGATTCTCTGGTCGAGTCTTTGGATGTGGAGATCCAATACGCAGGTAAATCTAATCCTTCTATTCTGCCTGTGGGCGCCGAGATATTATTGAGAGTGGTCGCGTCATTTCGCTCTTCTCTGGAAGATCTTACCGTCGGTTTTCATATTGATGATCATCGAGGGATCCGTGTTTTCGGAACGAATACATTTCATATAGGCGGGCGCCAAAAAGATCTAAAGCAGAAGGAACCCGTTCGGATTGATTTTCGTTTTCCGATGAATCTTTCTCCGGGCAAATACTCATTGGGGATCGCATTACATTCAGGTGAAAGTCATGCGGAAGGTTCCTATCTTTGGAAGGATGGGGTTCTGCAATTCGAGTTGGAAAGATTAGATGTTCCAAAGTTTGAAGGGGCGGCTTGGATCCCGGTCAAAGTAGAGGCGAAAAAAGGGGATTTCTCGGGATAA
- a CDS encoding UDP-glucose dehydrogenase family protein: MKVCVIGSGYVGLVAGACFAEYGNHVICVDKDSKKIEDLKKGIIPIYEPGLSELVLNNHKENRLGFSTSIQEGVEGSEIIFIAVGTPTSEDGSADLSAVFAVAEQIGKSINGYKVIVDKSTVPVGTAAKVREIISKNTKHEFDVVSNPEFLKEGAAIDDFMRPERVVIGADSERAGELVAQLYAPFVLNGNPIIKMGTVSAELTKYACNAFLATKISFANEIANLCETVGADYEDVRKGMGTDSRIGRQFLYAGIGYGGSCFPKDVRALIRTSENFSSSLRIIREVERVNEDQKVRLFTKIEDFFGKGQIKGKTFAVWGLAFKPGTDDMREAPSIPLLLKLHEEGAKIKAFDPVAKETSEYYFKDKIDYAKDAYDALEGADALLLLTEWREFREPDFSRIKKLMKGHVIFDGRNQYRPDHMKKEGFKYFSIGKKAV; the protein is encoded by the coding sequence ATGAAAGTTTGCGTAATTGGAAGCGGCTATGTGGGCCTTGTGGCCGGAGCTTGCTTTGCGGAATATGGAAATCATGTGATCTGCGTGGATAAGGACTCTAAAAAAATAGAGGACTTGAAAAAAGGAATCATACCTATTTACGAACCTGGTTTGTCAGAATTGGTTTTGAATAACCATAAAGAGAACCGACTGGGTTTCAGTACTTCTATCCAAGAAGGAGTAGAAGGCTCAGAAATCATTTTTATCGCGGTTGGAACTCCAACATCCGAAGACGGATCCGCGGATTTGAGTGCAGTATTCGCGGTGGCGGAACAAATCGGAAAATCCATCAACGGTTATAAGGTAATCGTGGATAAATCCACCGTTCCTGTAGGAACTGCGGCTAAAGTAAGGGAAATTATTTCCAAAAACACCAAACATGAATTCGACGTGGTCTCCAATCCTGAGTTCTTAAAGGAAGGCGCTGCAATCGATGACTTCATGAGGCCTGAAAGAGTTGTGATCGGTGCTGATAGCGAAAGAGCCGGAGAGCTTGTTGCACAACTTTACGCCCCATTCGTATTGAATGGAAATCCTATTATCAAAATGGGAACCGTTTCTGCAGAGCTAACTAAATACGCATGTAACGCATTCTTAGCAACCAAGATCTCCTTTGCAAACGAGATCGCAAACTTATGCGAAACTGTGGGTGCAGATTACGAAGACGTAAGAAAAGGAATGGGAACCGATTCCAGGATCGGACGCCAATTTTTATATGCCGGAATCGGTTACGGTGGTTCTTGTTTTCCTAAAGACGTTCGTGCATTGATCCGCACTTCTGAAAATTTTTCCTCTTCTTTGAGAATTATAAGAGAAGTGGAAAGAGTGAATGAGGATCAGAAGGTCCGTTTATTCACAAAGATAGAGGACTTCTTCGGGAAAGGTCAGATCAAAGGAAAAACTTTTGCAGTTTGGGGACTTGCATTCAAGCCGGGCACAGACGATATGAGAGAAGCTCCCTCCATTCCTTTATTATTAAAATTGCATGAAGAAGGCGCTAAGATCAAGGCATTCGATCCTGTTGCAAAAGAAACTTCAGAATACTATTTTAAAGATAAGATAGATTATGCGAAAGACGCGTATGACGCGTTGGAAGGTGCGGATGCACTCCTTCTTCTTACAGAATGGAGAGAATTCAGAGAACCTGATTTTTCCAGAATTAAAAAATTAATGAAAGGTCATGTGATCTTTGACGGTAGAAATCAATATCGTCCGGACCATATGAAAAAAGAAGGATTCAAATACTTCTCGATAGGTAAAAAAGCAGTTTAA
- a CDS encoding tetratricopeptide repeat protein: protein MLPFSKIRSILLLITLVFASEMTAEVWETSVETAFNKAKTEGRPIFIDVYADWCGYCKTLKKEIYPKKEVRKEMSKFVLLSLDGDKFPNLKKKYGVTGYPTLLFLDKNGSLTEKIAGMPDHKMVIKTLRSAYSKRDKEVNLLAELEKDPENNLLLLKAGEYYFEAKEYKKAADYFYKSFASEDPRMPENKHKALFNLGLSFSELKNWEKAIKTFSLYLDKFPTGHSKAVLYYRGGAYSSLGKKTEAKEDLKKALELSSDPEEKKEIQDLLNGL from the coding sequence ATGCTCCCTTTTTCAAAAATCCGTTCCATCCTACTATTGATCACCCTGGTATTCGCCTCGGAGATGACCGCCGAGGTTTGGGAGACTTCCGTCGAGACCGCTTTTAATAAGGCAAAGACGGAAGGACGGCCCATCTTTATAGATGTATACGCGGACTGGTGCGGTTATTGTAAAACCCTCAAAAAGGAAATTTATCCTAAAAAAGAAGTTCGAAAAGAAATGTCCAAGTTCGTACTTCTTTCTCTGGATGGGGACAAATTTCCGAACTTAAAGAAAAAGTACGGAGTTACAGGCTATCCCACACTTTTGTTTTTGGACAAGAACGGAAGCCTTACTGAAAAGATCGCAGGAATGCCTGATCATAAAATGGTGATCAAAACTTTAAGGTCGGCTTATTCAAAACGAGACAAAGAAGTTAACCTTCTTGCCGAATTGGAAAAAGATCCTGAAAACAATCTCCTCCTATTAAAAGCGGGAGAATATTATTTCGAAGCCAAAGAATACAAAAAGGCAGCAGACTATTTTTATAAATCCTTTGCATCCGAAGATCCCAGAATGCCCGAGAACAAACATAAGGCCCTGTTCAATTTAGGGCTCAGCTTTTCGGAATTGAAAAACTGGGAAAAAGCGATCAAAACGTTTTCTCTGTATTTGGATAAATTCCCTACGGGACATTCCAAAGCTGTGTTGTATTATAGAGGGGGAGCGTATTCTTCTCTCGGAAAAAAAACGGAAGCGAAAGAAGATCTAAAAAAAGCCCTGGAACTCAGCTCCGATCCGGAGGAAAAGAAAGAGATCCAGGACTTATTAAACGGACTTTAA
- the hisE gene encoding phosphoribosyl-ATP diphosphatase, which produces MDFLLQLEQILKKRKEELPEKSYTADLFRGGVDRILKKVGEEAGEVIIAAKNADKKELTHESADLLFHLQVLLVERGLSLSDIVEELKKRHS; this is translated from the coding sequence ATGGACTTCCTGCTTCAGTTAGAGCAAATCCTTAAAAAAAGAAAAGAAGAACTTCCCGAAAAATCCTACACTGCGGACCTCTTCCGAGGTGGCGTGGACCGTATCCTTAAAAAAGTAGGGGAAGAAGCTGGAGAAGTGATTATCGCAGCAAAAAACGCGGACAAAAAAGAACTCACTCATGAATCCGCGGATTTACTCTTTCATTTACAGGTTCTTCTTGTGGAAAGAGGGCTTTCTCTTTCCGACATAGTGGAAGAACTTAAAAAAAGACATTCTTAA
- a CDS encoding zinc ribbon domain-containing protein translates to MDFLLIFFYIVLVAIVAAPFVYVSMFAKHIPYETDPKSSELFDRRDVLLDNLKDLKIEFDTGKLTEIEFKSISSGLVKELEEQDKRISQGAATLVSTKTENSAKPQLGGKFCHNCGFKIEIFGAKFCPECGTKLQV, encoded by the coding sequence ATGGATTTCTTATTAATTTTCTTTTATATAGTTTTAGTCGCGATAGTCGCGGCTCCGTTCGTTTACGTGAGTATGTTCGCAAAACATATCCCGTACGAAACAGATCCTAAAAGTTCCGAGTTATTTGATAGAAGGGACGTTCTTCTGGATAACCTGAAAGACCTCAAAATAGAATTCGATACCGGAAAATTGACCGAGATTGAATTCAAATCCATCTCCTCGGGCCTAGTAAAAGAATTAGAAGAGCAGGACAAAAGGATCAGCCAGGGAGCTGCCACGCTCGTATCTACCAAAACGGAAAACTCCGCCAAACCTCAACTTGGCGGAAAGTTCTGTCATAACTGTGGATTTAAAATAGAAATTTTCGGAGCGAAATTCTGTCCTGAATGCGGGACAAAACTACAGGTTTAA
- a CDS encoding cytochrome c-type biogenesis protein CcmH, which translates to MKRLITFESYKKILILLFGFLLWNGASHADSTFTNLTDQEQIRTFHNVTERIRCICIPSIAIKSCSFNNCTVSAKLKLFIENRIRAGESADVIVDKMIHGFGQDVVSDPIIAKFIETGNQGMAQGVIMGFGPDILAKPDSSWIDFSIAAAAAFGILLIYLYLKRRTAPKAAIATESENHSSFDKYISEIKEKQK; encoded by the coding sequence ATGAAACGTTTGATCACTTTTGAATCATATAAGAAAATTCTAATTTTACTCTTCGGATTTCTGCTTTGGAACGGCGCTTCGCATGCTGATTCTACTTTTACGAATCTGACAGATCAAGAACAGATACGCACATTCCATAATGTGACGGAAAGAATCCGATGTATTTGTATCCCTTCTATCGCGATTAAAAGTTGTTCCTTTAATAATTGTACAGTTTCCGCAAAACTGAAACTGTTCATAGAAAATAGGATCAGAGCAGGAGAATCCGCAGATGTGATCGTGGATAAAATGATCCATGGTTTCGGCCAAGATGTGGTTTCTGATCCGATCATTGCAAAGTTTATCGAAACCGGAAACCAGGGAATGGCACAAGGAGTCATCATGGGTTTTGGTCCGGATATCCTGGCAAAACCCGATTCCTCTTGGATCGATTTTAGTATCGCAGCCGCTGCTGCATTCGGAATACTTCTGATCTATTTGTATCTAAAAAGAAGAACAGCTCCTAAGGCGGCGATCGCAACAGAATCGGAAAATCATTCCTCATTCGATAAATACATCTCCGAAATAAAGGAGAAACAGAAATAA